Proteins encoded by one window of Arachis ipaensis cultivar K30076 chromosome B04, Araip1.1, whole genome shotgun sequence:
- the LOC110270697 gene encoding uncharacterized protein LOC110270697, which yields MGPRTAPVAAASRRGGRLRLSAAGREDDASWRSGRGGVMEQTEPRHAVGVLTVAGKEFRPPQVSWSEKEAVPLCPDRREWFCDFRDHRRSSGLSFCHLRPCCHRVPPPLPSPVFLLAIVTWGY from the exons ATGGGGCCACGGACTGCGCCGGTCGCCGCCGCGTCGCGTCGAGGAGGAAGGCTGAGACTGAGTGCCGCTGGGAGGGAGGACGACGCGAGCTGGAGGTCTGGTCGCGGTGGTGTTATGGAGCAGACAGAACCGCGCCACGCTGTTGGGGTTCTCACTGTCGCCGGAAAAGAATTCAGGCCGCCGCAGGTGTCATGGTCGGAGAAGGAAGCTGTGCCCCTGTGTCCTGACCGCCGGGAGTGGTTCTGCGACTTCCGGGATCACCGCCGGAGCTCCGGGCTGAGTTTTTGCCACTTGAGACCCTGCTGCCACCGTGTTCCACCTCCG TTACCGTCACCGGTGTTTTTGCTCGCGATTGTCACTTGGGGTTACTGA